In Trichoderma breve strain T069 chromosome 4, whole genome shotgun sequence, the following proteins share a genomic window:
- a CDS encoding RNA recognition motif domain-containing protein, which produces MANPVGEESWLAYLDETTRNAPDLEQRVNVVELFKRAVGAEPGSLQIWLAYCNYFWSLWADSQSNAAGWPEEEQMMGRELFSFGSALDLWQQGYEAIKYRINDSHILWNRWISLEMELLEKTKTPEGVKRITHLYRDRLTTPHITWDETSQMFSSFLSEYNRAAWEDSMKDVTALSQDAKRLMAERDSFELKLQQASRADDAEAQKKIMTEYLEWEALRAHGGQGIADINFNLCCGLYARALTGVFASDESVWHQHIVFLSSSYADTKAPEYLLNALRRAVQHCPWSGRLWNRLILCAEEARLDFAEVESIKHAATSENQLYKHGMESMIEMYVAWCGFLKRTAMDASATDEAVDVADVGLSAALEDVEVVGKRLYGKDFQGDPKFRLERIYIQYLTEKKGAIDEARMQWNKLAKAQIHADSHDFWFRYYMWEMLIFSSTNTSNSPTPSSGGGNFRIPVLATAVLQRAVNRQTIDWPEKVLEVYMQHCNDYEQSHSVRRAADAVQKAESNIAKRRALEEQEKAAAYAAYYSAQPAGQDEVISGDVSPGQSKRKREDPVDSQEPNNTSSKRQKNEHESQSGSRRDRENTSVLVSNLPAEVTMTKLRQYFKEYGHINNVTALVREKDGLSSTALIEFSTPEEAQSALLRDGKFFGESQINVRSAHDLTIYVTNYPPAADEKYIRRLFKDCGEILSIRWPSLKVNTHRRFCYVSFRESEASARAVSKEGTILDDKYKLVAKYSDPNRKKSREGAVAEGREVHISGLSPSATEEEIRTIFSKYGTISRINVPRNIGGKGRGFAFIDFTTKDEAEKATSELDKTKFLNQIIRVEISKTSNVKPTAHSGSHDRASPAHQASDDADVDMANHRSASDKSSGPSAGDIAARTIALMGLPDTVNDARVRALVEPFGPIVKLLLQPGHGGAKIEFADSSAAGKASLQLSNVEFEGRKLQVGSPDDLRHAKVERTEDRIVPRSQSSAKKDKPTGTTANSFLPSSVMRRPTLGRPGPKRGLGFSAPKVIPKSDDKKDGESAKPAPKSNADFKELFLRGSNPKNNTDKAD; this is translated from the coding sequence ATGGCCAATCCTGTAGGCGAGGAGAGCTGGCTGGCCTATCTCGACGAAACCACTCGCAACGCCCCCGATCTCGAGCAGCGCGTAAATGTCGTCGAACTTTTCAAACGCGCTGTCGGCGCCGAGCCCGGCAGTCTGCAGATATGGCTGGCATACTGCAACTATTTCTGGTCTCTTTGGGCGGATAGTCAATCCAACGCTGCTGGATggccagaagaagaacaaatgATGGGCCGTGAGCTTTTCTCGTTCGGATCTGCCCTTGACCTGTGGCAGCAAGGTTACGAGGCTATCAAGTATCGCATCAACGACAGTCATATTCTCTGGAACCGCTGGATATCGCTAGAAatggagcttctggagaagacgaaaactCCAGAGGGGGTTAAGCGCATCACGCACCTGTACCGTGACCGACTTACGACGCCGCACATCACTTGGGACGAAACGTCACAAATgttctcgagcttcttgtcGGAATACAATCGCGCCGCATGGGAGGACTCCATGAAAGACGTCACCGCACTATCCCAGGATGCAAAGCGCCTGATGGCGGAGCGGGATTCCTTTGAGCTTAAGCTCCAACAGGCATCCAGGGCCGACGATGCGGAAGCTCAAAAGAAAATCATGACCGAATATCTTGAATGGGAAGCGTTACGCGCCCATGGTGGACAAGGCATCGCTGACATCAATTTCAACCTCTGCTGTGGACTCTATGCTAGAGCCTTGACCGGGGTATTCGCATCCGACGAATCGGTTTGGCATCAACATATAGTCTTCCTCTCATCCTCATACGCTGATACAAAAGCCCCTGAATATCTACTCAATGCCCTCCGCCGGGCTGTTCAGCATTGCCCCTGGTCTGGTCGCTTATGGAATAGGTTAATTCTATGCGCAGAAGAGGCGAGATTAGATTTTGCTGAAGTGGAGTCGATTAAGCATGCCGCGACGAGCGAAAACCAGCTGTACAAGCACGGCATGGAGAGTATGATCGAGATGTATGTGGCTTGGTGCGGTTTTCTAAAACGAACCGCGATGGATGCGAGCGCTACAGATGAGGCTGTAGATGTGGCTGATGTAGGGCTGAGTGCCGCTCTCGAGGACGTTGAAGTTGTGGGCAAAAGATTATACGGCAAAGACTTTCAGGGCGACCCCAAGTTTCGGCTGGAGCGCATCTATATCCAATACCTGactgagaagaagggagcgATAGACGAGGCAAGAATGCAGTGGAATAAGCTAGCCAAGGCCCAAATCCACGCCGACAGTCACGACTTTTGGTTCCGCTATTATATGTGGGAGATGCTCATATTCTCTTCCACCAACACAAGCAACAGCCCTACACCCTCTTCCGGAGGTGGCAATTTCCGGATACCCGTGCTTGCCACCGCTGTTCTTCAGCGCGCTGTAAACCGACAGACCATTGACTGGCCCGAAAAGGTGCTGGAGGTTTACATGCAGCATTGCAATGATTATGAACAGTCGCATTCTGTTCGCAGAGCGGCTGATGCCGTGCAGAAAGCTGAAAGCAACATTGCGAAGCGACGTGCTCTTGAAGAACAGGAGAAGGCTGCCGCATATGCTGCCTATTATAGCGCACAGCCAGCAGGTCAAGATGAAGTCATTTCAGGGGATGTCTCCCCAGGCCAGTCTAAGAGAAAACGGGAAGATCCAGTGGATTCACAAGAGCCCAACAACACCAGCAGTAAACGCCAAAAGAACGAGCACGAATCTCAGTCTGGGTCAcggagagatagagagaacACCTCCGTGCTCGTCTCAAATCTCCCTGCAGAGGTCACGATGACAAAGCTTCGCCAATACTTTAAAGAGTATGGCCACATCAATAATGTCACAGCGCTGGTACGAGAAAAAGACGGTCTCTCATCAACGGCATTGATCGAGTTCAGTactccagaagaagctcaatcTGCATTACTCAGAGACGGCAAGTTCTTCGGGGAGTCTCAGATTAATGTGCGATCAGCTCATGATTTAACCATCTATGTCACTAACTACCCACCTGCGGCCGATGAAAAGTACATCCGACGATTGTTCAAGGATTGCGGAGAGATTTTAAGCATTCGATGGCCCAGTCTGAAGGTGAATACGCATCGCCGATTCTGCTACGTCTCTTTCCGTGAGAGTGAAGCATCCGCTAGAGCAGTGTCAAAAGAAGGCACTATTCTTGACGATAAATATAAGCTCGTGGCTAAATATTCCGATCCCAATCGCAAGAAGAGCCGCGAAGGTGCTGTCGCTGAAGGCCGAGAAGTTCATATCTCAGGATTGAGCCCCTCCGCTACAGAAGAGGAAATCCGCACAATATTCTCAAAATACGGAACCATTTCGAGGATAAACGTTCCCCGGAACATAGGCGGGAAGGGTCGGGGCTTTGCATTTATCGACTTTACAACaaaggatgaagctgaaaaggctACCTCAGAACTTGACAAGACCAAGTTTCTCAACCAAATAATCCGCGTCGAGATCTCAAAGACTTCTAATGTGAAGCCCACGGCTCATAGTGGATCACACGACCGTGCATCTCCCGCACACCAAGCGAGCGATGATGCCGATGTTGACATGGCCAACCACAGGTCTGCGAGTGACAAGTCGTCAGGCCCTTCAGCTGGCGACATCGCCGCGCGTACTATCGCCCTCATGGGCCTGCCTGACACGGTCAATGACGCTCGAGTGCGAGCGCTTGTTGAGCCGTTTGGGCCTATCGTCAAGCTACTTCTACAACCAGGGCATGGTGGCGCGAAGATAGAGTTCGCAGACTCTTCCGCTGCGGGCAAGGCAAGCCTGCAGCTTAGCAATGTCGAGTTTGAAGGCCGCAAACTGCAGGTTGGGTCTCCCGATGACCTGCGTCACGCCAAGGTTGAGAGAACGGAAGATCGCATTGTCCCACGTAGCCAGAGTTCGGCTAAGAAAGACAAGCCAACCGGCACCACGGCGAACAGTTTCTTGCCATCGTCGGTGATGAGGCGACCTACCTTGGGGAGACCAGGTCCAAAGCGAGGGCTCGGTTTCTCTGCCCCGAAAGTTATACCCAAGTCTGATGACAaaaaggatggagagagTGCAAAACCAGCGCCAAAGAGCAACGCTGACTTCAAAGAGCTCTTTTTGAGAGGCTCAAACCCCAAGAATAATACCGACAAGGCCGACTAA
- a CDS encoding 2OG-Fe(II) oxygenase superfamily domain-containing protein has product MFAFDQAALPQLTTRKALILVDFQNDFLDPVDGGLPATNPEGFVNRATKIAAAFRPVGDVIWVQSQFDKARPVESDQIVLSENGPVSQSGPAQSRRRNLVAEASSDEPLDNEAFLSHEEPLCVKPSHTGCDMPPAVAEAVQKRDTKLTKSYYSAFHGTQLLRALRGKMVMEVFICGSLANIGVFATAMDAAGHGMAITVIEDCCGYRLETRRDSAIKSLVELTGCEILSSKEVLSTLPSTPAVVEEPKKAPNAPPVPQAKAAAVSSDKDLVQSLLELKLDSGSSGPATTVNKPSPKITPKTQSQDPQKDNERTKKMDMEHKTSVEAGTAEHVEPVDSSVNEDDSSSQQKLCEGDADVILNALSSGLADEAFEKLEKEVVWQRMSHQGGEVPRLVAVQGEVSEDGTMPVYRHPADESPPLLPFSPTVRTIKDEIEKHLGHPLNHVLIQFYRDGNDYISEHSDKTLDIVQGSYIANVSLGAERTMTLRTKRQEKDSVGVVSNDAKRKIERAKLPHNSLFRMGLQTNMKWLHAIRRDKRADRDRSPAELAYSGRRISLTFRQIGTFLDREETIIWGQGATGKTRDTAHAIKNGQSPDAVKMIQAFGMENHSSDFDWQAHYGGGFDVLHISNSPRFFASADPVVNMRIVLMLAEFGIQFAKGSMASGNDLPSGNQHNLPAFWSTPVKFVDNDAARSVVQGDIAIMLYLHSRYGHGHTTEAGPAPQGPEKLARLYSQMQQGLNLLHAWRQLRSDGDANSRALPGKMKQELAVWDEYIVDNLKQKRPPYLCEDKLTLPDFAVWPVLYSIVEEYGPEVTFKGLDGLRTYYETVRQLDTVATALGNR; this is encoded by the coding sequence ATGTTTGCCTTCGACCAAGCCGCACTACCCCAACTTACAACCCGTAAGGCTCTCATACTGGTTGATTTTCAAAACGACTTCCTTGATCCTGTTGACGGCGGACTGCCTGCCACCAATCCGGAAGGATTCGTCAATCGCGCAACTAAGATAGCAGCCGCTTTTCGCCCAGTGGGAGACGTCATCTGGGTTCAGTCTCAGTTTGACAAAGCCCGTCCAGTTGAGAGCGACCAGATTGTGTTGTCTGAGAATGGGCCCGTATCCCAGTCTGGACCCGCTCAAAGCCGCAGGAGAAACCTCGTGGCTGAGGCTTCTTCTGATGAGCCACTGGACAATGAAGCCTTTCTGAGTCATGAGGAGCCCCTTTGCGTGAAGCCTTCCCACACGGGATGCGACATGCCCCCGGCCGTTGCGGAGGCCGTCCAAAAGAGGGACACGAAATTGACAAAGTCTTATTACTCCGCGTTTCATGGCACGCAGTTGCTGCGCGCCCTTCGCGGTAAGATGGTCATGGAAGTCTTCATCTGCGGCTCCCTGGCCAATATTGGCGTCTTCGCCACCGCCATGGATGCCGCAGGTCATGGCATGGCTATTACAGTCATAGAGGATTGTTGCGGCTATCGCCTAGAAACTAGGCGGGATTCAGCTATAAAAAGCCTCGTCGAACTGACCGGCTGTGAGATTTTATCTTCGAAAGAGGTTCTAAGCACTTTACCTTCAACTCCAGCAGTAGTTGAAGAACCCAAGAAAGCACCAAACGCGCCACCCGTCCcgcaagcaaaagcagctgcTGTCAGTAGTGATAAAGATCTTGTACAATCACTCCTAGAACTCAAGCTGGATTCTGGCTCATCTGGCCCTGCTACCACCGTGAATAAACCAAGCCCGAAGATTACTCCCAAGACACAATCTCAAGATCCCCAGAAGGACAACGAGcggacgaagaagatggatatgGAGCACAAGACTTCAGTTGAAGCCGGCACGGCGGAACATGTCGAGCCAGTTGACAGCTCTGTAAACGAAGACGATTCATCCTCTCAGCAGAAGCTTTGTGAAGGCGATGCCGATGTCATTCTCAATGCGTTGTCAAGCGGTTTAGCGGATGAAGCTtttgagaagcttgaaaaaGAGGTGGTTTGGCAAAGGATGTCACACCAGGGTGGCGAGGTTCCTCGACTTGTCGCCGTCCAAGGCGAGGTGAGCGAAGATGGCACCATGCCAGTCTATCGTCATCCCGCTGACGAATCTCCACCACTGCTTCCATTCTCTCCAACTGTTAGGACCATCAAGGATGAGATAGAGAAGCATCTCGGCCATCCCCTGAATCACGTCCTCATTCAATTTTACCGTGACGGAAACGACTACATTTCTGAGCATAGCGATAAAACCCTGGATATTGTTCAGGGTTCGTACATCGCCAACGTCAGTCTTGGGGCGGAAAGAACCATGACTCTCAGAACTAAGAGGCAGGAGAAAGATTCTGTGGGAGTGGTATCAAATGATGCAAAACGCAAAATCGAACGTGCCAAACTCCCACACAACTCGCTCTTCCGGATGGGCTTGCAGACAAATATGAAATGGCTGCATGCCATCCGACGAGACAAACGCGCAGACCGTGACAGGTCACCGGCTGAGCTGGCTTATTCAGGGCGTCGGATATCTCTCACATTCAGGCAGATTGGCACATTTCTCGATCGTGAGGAGACTATTATCTGGGGCCAAGGAGCAACTGGCAAGACTCGCGACACTGCGCATGCCATAAAGAATGGCCAGAGCCCCGATGCTGTGAAGATGATTCAGGCGTTTGGTATGGAAAACCATTCGTCGGATTTCGATTGGCAGGCGCATTACGGCGGTGGCTTCGACGTGTTGCATATTAGCAACTCTCCAAGATTCTTCGCCTCTGCGGATCCTGTAGTCAATATGCGCATTGTGCTTATGCTGGCCGAGTTTGGTATTCAATTTGCCAAGGGCAGCATGGCTTCTGGCAACGATCTCCCCAGCGGCAATCAACACAATCTTCCAGCGTTCTGGTCTACGCCCGTAAAATTTGTTGATAACGACGCCGCTAGATCCGTCGTTCAGGGGGACATCGCCATTATGCTATACCTGCACTCCCGCTACGGGCATGGGCATACTACTGAAGCAGGTCCCGCTCCTCAAGGTCCAGAAAAGCTCGCGAGGCTATATAGTCAGATGCAACAAGGGTTGAATCTACTACACGCCTGGCGGCAACTGAGGAGCGATGGTGATGCTAACAGTCGAGCACTGCCCGgcaagatgaagcaagaGCTCGCTGTCTGGGACGAATACATCGTCGACAACTTGAAACAAAAACGTCCTCCATATCTTTGCGAGGACAAGTTGACCCTTCCCGACTTTGCCGTATGGCCAGTCTTGTATTCCATCGTAGAAGAATATGGCCCAGAAGTAACATTCAAAGGTCTGGATGGATTACGAACATACTATGAGACTGTTCGACAGCTGGACACTGTTGCCACGGCTTTAGGAAATCGATAA
- a CDS encoding helicase associated domain (HA2) domain-containing protein, which translates to MAGAKKKKKPAANPARGFATTSVASKPRLEIAEPTGSQPSSGVSTPKTAPPAGSEATPLPSKPTAASGEQTTAKETVLSPEEFERQLEESELQLFVEKYSQKVKRDAQRQCSRLETDRRLLRSQAETINTPKWLPRELMDHILDLIKAESRFYASSLSSENVGPGKMPSEEELVSRIWTLQQTLSGAAFSEKIVESAIQHILDIAPNISAAPRDYIWGLEEALEWLARESPLEDLPTYGTRTKAVSKDATDSASGPPSRTSTPKLNVSQAGRTEKGNAPNARPGKARASPIATFDGDIEPENLILEYVATKAKLLELGHLEKGAQSKSTKPQAIESDVLFDKFLAEQQWKKEKVVLEKQLALARKSAATDSNSPSQSEEPAPTLEADDDITAIAEKMAQELLAENNEDDDIAGLFESLPQSEVDPTTGKLQTVVNSSDGVKLIIREFSKWTGVAPKRILEDACRSRDPSVNIKFTVVSEATFANRHSVDILWSKPQDPAQIVASADVEAVIDPSHFRFTMTKVATPDTKQSEAYIATAALFHIFNGNPKEEKVNLRLPTVWRDFWSEMAEAKKGHFDAQDRLAVKQLKALVRQRQDQELEDGVVLQGAFRGRNNAKASPEAAEIGHVERSKNVESDDNLKKLWASKSGRKKYAAMLEYRVQLPMWKFKNNVLDAVDNNQVIIICGETGCGKSTQVPAFLLEHELSQGRQCKIYCTEPRRISAISLARRVSEELGDERGDLGTSRSLVGYSIRLESNTSKETRLVYATTGIVMRMLEGSNDLGEVTHLVLDEVHERSIDSDFLLIVLKRLLKRRKDLKVILMSATVDAERFSAYLGGAPVLNVPGRTFPVMVRYLEDAVELTGYTPANSESDRLVDLDDDVGEIEVEGLKTEMAQSLAGYSNRTKTVLAQMNEYQIDLDLIVELIARVSIDESLQQYSNAILVFLPGIADIRSLNDMLLGDPRFSAGWLVYPLHSTIAMEDQEAAFLVPPQGMRKIVLATNIAETGITIPDVTCVIDTGKHREMRFDEKKQLSRLIDTFISRANAKQRRGRAGRVQNGLCFHMFSRYRHDTLMSDQQTPEMLRLSLQDLAIRVKICKIGGIEETLGDALDPPSAKNIRRAVDALVDVRALTGTEDLTPLGYQLARLPLDVFLGKLILLGCVFKCLDMAITVAAILSSKSPFSAPFGQQTQANNARAAFRRADSDVLTTYNAYVAWKRVCQANGGYGKEFQFCRKNYLNQQTLTNIEDLKGQLLTSLADSGFLSLTEDERRALLKLRFSSGGRSRRQQQFVEVPQRVNLNSDNDIVSTSVIAWSFYPKLLVRDAPGSKGLRNIGNNQSISLHPSSVNRGLFEIKWLSYYTIMQTKSVYRAHETSATEPFSIALLCGDVRCDLYSGVIVLDGNRGRFAIPDWKTMLVIKVLRTRLRELLTRTFKQPGKLLTAQQEKWFDVWQRLFSQDFNQDKIVNTVSL; encoded by the exons ATGGCTggcgcaaagaagaagaagaagccggcaGCCAATCCGGCGCGAGGCTTTGCGACGACCTCTGTTGCGTCCAAGCCTCGCCTGGAAATAGCAGAGCCGACAGGATCTCAGCCTTCTTCGGGCGTCAGCACTCCCAAGACTGCCCCTCCAGCTGGATCAGAAGCAACCCCGCTACCATCGAAGCCAACCGCGGCGAGTGGCGAGCAAACAACAGCCAAGGAAACCGTCCTGAGCCCCGAAGAGTTTGAACGACAGCTCGAAGAATCAGAACTGCAACTATTTGTAGAAAAATATTCGCAGAAAGTCAAGCGAGATGCTCAACGCCAGTGCTCTCGATTGGAGACCGATCGGCGCCTGCTTCGGAGCCAGGCTGAAACTATCAACACTCCAAAATGGCTGCCTCGGGAATTGATGGATCATATCCTTGACCTGATCAAGGCTGAAAGTCGCTTCTATGCCTCTAGCCTTTCATCCGAAAACGTTGGGCCTGGAAAGATGCCCTCTGAAGAAGAGTTGGTATCACGCATCTGGACGTTGCAGCAGACGCTCTCTGGGGCCGCCTTTTCCGAAAAAATTGTCGAAAGCGCTATACAACATATCTTGGATATCGCACCAAACATATCGGCCGCTCCTCGAGATTATATATGGGGTCTAGAAGAAGCTCTGGAATGGCTCGCTCGTGAATCTCCGCTTGAAGATCTCCCCACGTACGGGACTAGGACCAAGGCAGTTTCCAAAG ACGCTACCGATAGTGCATCTGGGCCCCCGTCTCGCACAAGTACACCCAAGTTAAACGTATCTCAAGCCGGTCGTACGGAGAAAGGCAATGCACCGAATGCTCGCCCTGGCAAAGCCCGGGCATCTCCAATTGCTACATTCGATGGCGATATTGAGCCGGAGAATTTGATACTAGAATACGTCGCCACAAAGGCAAAGTTACTCGAGCTGGGCCACCTGGAAAAAGGAGCGCAGTCTAAATCCACTAAGCCGCAGG CCATAGAATCTGATGTTCTGTTTGACAAATTCTTGGCAGAGCAAcaatggaagaaagagaaagttGTTCTGGAGAAGCAACTTGCTTTGGCTAGGAAGAGTGCTGCCACTGACTCAAACAGCCCGTCACAGTCTGAAGAACCCGCGCCAACATTGGAAGCGGACGATGATATTACTGCTATAGCTGAGAAGATGGCTCAAGAGCTCCTCGCCGAGAAtaatgaagacgacgatatCGCAGGCTTATTCGAATCTCTCCCCCAGAGCGAAGTCGACCCGACCACAGGAAAGCTCCAGACGGTAGTAAACTCTTCAGATGGAGTAAAGCTTATTATTCGAGAATTTTCTAAATGGACAGGAGTCGCCCCAAAACGAATCTTGGAAGACGCCTGTCGTTCTAG AGACCCATCTGTCAATATCAAGTTTACAGTCGTTTCTGAGGCTACTTTTGCTAACCGCCATTCGGTGGATATTTTGTGGTCAAAGCCGCAGGACCCTGCCCAGATTGTGGCCAGCGCGGACGTTGAAGCAGTGATTGACCCGTCACACTTCAGGTTTACCATGACCAAGGTTGCTACGCCGGATACGAAGCAATCAGAGGCCTACATTGCCACTGCGGCGCTGTTCCACATATTCAATGGTAATCCtaaggaagaaaaagttaACCTTAGGCTTCCAACTGTCTGGCGCGATTTTTGGTCTGAGATGGCCGAAGCCAAAAAGGGCCATTTTGATGCGCAAGATCGATTAGCCgtgaagcagctcaaggcccTTGTCCGTCAAAGGCAGGATCAAGAGCTTGAAGACGGTGTTGTTCTACAGGGTGCGTTCCGGGGTCGCAATAATGCCAAGGCTTCGCCAGAGGCTGCCGAAATAGGACATGTCGAGCGATCGAAGAACGTTGAGAGCGATGACAATTTGAAAAAGCTATGGGCATCGAAGTCGGGTAGGAAGAAATATGCAGCCATGCTA GAATATCGAGTACAGCTTCCCATGTGGAAATTCAAAAATAATGTTTTGGATGCTGTAGATAATAATCAAGTTATAATTATCTGCGGAGAAACCGGTTG CGGCAAAAGTACACAAGTCCCGGCGTTTTTGCTGGAGCATGAGCTGTCACAAGGCAGACAATGCAAAATATATTGCACGGAGCCTCGTCGAATTTCAGCCATATCCCTAGCTCGCCGAGTAAGCGAGGAGTTGGGCGACGAAAGGGGTGACTTGGGGACTTCTAGATCCCTCGTTGGCTATTCTATCCGCCTTGAATCAAACACGTCCAAAGAAACACGGCTTGTATATGCTACCACGGGAATTGTTATGAGAATGCTTGAAGGTTCAAACGACCTTGGCGAAGTCACACACCTAGTACTCGACGAGGTCCATGAACGCTCCATTGATAGCGattttcttctcatcgttCTCAAGCGTCTCTTGAAACGCCGGAAAGACTTGAAGGTTATTTTGATGTCTGCTACTGTTGATGCAGAGCGATTTTCTGCGTACCTAGGTGGTGCGCCTGTTCTCAACGTCCCAGGAAGAACATTCCCGGTCATGGTCCGCTATCTagaagatgctgttgagcttACTGGCTATACCCCCGCCAATTCAGAATCTGATCGGCTTGTTGATCTCGATGACGATGTAGGCGAGATCGAAGTAGAGGGCTTGAAAACAGAAATGGCACAGAGCCTCGCAGGCTATTCAAACAGGACCAAGACGGTTCTCGCTCAGATGAACGAATACCAAATCGACCTCGACCTTATTGTGGAACTGATTGCTCGAGTTTCTATAGATGAATCACTACAGCAATACAGTAATGCAATCCTGGTCTTTTTACCCGGAATTGCAGACATAAGATCATTGAACGATATGCTATTGGGAGACCCCCGGTTTTCCGCTGGCTGGCTTGTTTACCCTCTACACTCTACGATCGCCATGGAGGACCAAGAGGCAGCTTTTCTTGTACCACCTCAAGGCATGCGAAAGATTGTATTGGCGACGAATATTGCAGAAACTGGAATCACTATTCCAGATGTTACCTGTGTCATCGATACGGGCAAACATCGCGAAATGAGatttgatgagaagaagcagctttCCCGGCTGATCGACACATTCATATCAAGAGCTAATGCAAAGCAACGAAGAGGACGTGCTGGTCGTGTGCAGAATGGACTTTGTTTCCACATGTTCTCCCGGTATAGGCACGATACACTTATGAGCGATCAGCAAACTCCGGAGATGCTCCGCCTCTCCTTGCAAGATCTGGCGATACGAGTCAAGATCTGTAAGATAGGCGGCATCGAAGAGACGCTAGGTGACGCTTTGGACCCTCCCTCGGCAAAGAATATACGTCGGGCTGTTGACGCACTTGTGGATGTGCGGGCCTTGACTGGCACAGAGGATCTCACCCCTCTTGGTTATCAATTGGCAAGATTGCCTCTGGATGTTTTCTTGGGAAAACTCATCCTCTTGGGATGCGTATTTAAATGCCTAGACATGGCCATCACCGTCGCGGCAATCTTATCGTCCAAATCGCCATTTTCTGCTCCGTTCGGACAGCAAACGCAAGCAAATAATGCGAGAGCAGCTTTCCGCCGTGCAGACTCGGATGTCCTTACAACTTACAATGCATATGTAGCGTGGAAGCGAGTATGCCAAGCGAATGGGGGTTACGGAAAAGAGTTCCAGTTCTGCAGAAAGAACTATCTCAATCAGCAGACGCTCACCAACATTGAGGACCTAAAGGGGCAACTTTTGACGTCTCTAGCCGACTCCGGATTTCTATCCCTGACGGAGGATGAGCGGCGAGCTCTATTAAAGCTTCGATTCTCTTCCGGTGGGCGCAGCCGTCGTCAGCAGCAATTTGTCGAGGTACCCCAGCGAGTCAACCTCAACAGCGATAACGATATTGTATCAACTTCCGTTATTGCGTGGAGCTTCTATCCTAAGCTTCTCGTGAGAGATGCACCAGGTTCCAAGGGGCTTCGCAATATAGGAAACAACCAATCCATTAGCCTTCACCCAAGCTCTGTCAATCGTGGACTGTTTGAGATCAAATGGCTATCGTATTATACGATAATGCAAACCAAATC GGTTTATCGTGCACATGAAACCAGTGCCACGGAACCTTTCTCGATAGCACTGCTTTGTGGTGACGTACGCTGCGAT CTATACTCTGGCGTTATAGTGTTGGATGGTAACCGGGGTCGCTTCGCCATACCGGATTGGAAGACAATGCTCGTCATTAAAGTCTTGCGCACACGCTTGCGAGAACTACTTACTAGGACCTTCAAGCAACCCGGCAAGCTGCTTACGGCACAGCAGGAGAAATGGTTCGACGTGTGGCAGCGTCTATTTTCCCAGGATTTTAACCAGGATAAGATTGTCAACACCGTGAGTCTCTAG